ACCCTGTCGGGGGAAGCAGAGCCGTCATGATCGGCATGTTCGACATCGGTAGCTCCGATATCCAGCCATCTTTGAGCGAATTCAACAGCCTTTTCGAGTTTTGTAGGGCCTTCAATAGGACATCCCCAAATGGTACTGACGGTTCCGTTTACTTTCATCCCTGCTTCACGGGCTTTTGGAATCCATTCTTCACACATTTTCCAATACTCGTCAAGTGACAGACCTGAATTTTTTCTGTGATGTGATTCACTTGTTGATACCATGACAAGTATTCTGTCGGGGCCGACTCCTTGTTTTCTCAGTTCAATGGCTCTTTGGATAGCTTTTTCCCGTATGGTAACGGCTGTGAGTTTAACTTCATTTAATAGATGAGCCACTTTTTTACTTTCCCGAATTTTCTTCAGCAGCAATTCTGCATCCTTAAACTGAGGCATCCCCACCGGATTCCCCAGATTGGTTACTTCCACATGTTTAAAGCCAGCCAATATACTTTGCTCAAGTACCCATAGCTTTGCTTCAGTAGATATAAATTTCTCTTCATGCTGAAAACCATCT
Above is a window of Sphingobacteriales bacterium DNA encoding:
- a CDS encoding pyruvate carboxyltransferase, which translates into the protein MAELNYPKKVIIGDITVRDGFQHEEKFISTEAKLWVLEQSILAGFKHVEVTNLGNPVGMPQFKDAELLLKKIRESKKVAHLLNEVKLTAVTIREKAIQRAIELRKQGVGPDRILVMVSTSESHHRKNSGLSLDEYWKMCEEWIPKAREAGMKVNGTVSTIWGCPIEGPTKLEKAVEFAQRWLDIGATDVEHADHDGSASPDRVYRYFSMLLDHFGDPSKHIVHFHTTRGWGLANVLAALQAGMTNYESTFGGIGGQPANFVDDCPVAGTGSYYYKDPSAVGLVSTEDMIVMMDEMGIDTGVNVDKVLEIGNMVERIVGRRLRSESIKMGRIPKSLTGRS